From the unidentified bacterial endosymbiont genome, one window contains:
- a CDS encoding acyltransferase family protein translates to MKQKALWINQIKGLCICLVVIYHSVITFYPHLSGLQHPLSGLLAKCWVYFNLYLAPFRMPVFFFISGYLIRRYIDEVNWRTSVDKRIWSILWVLALWGVLQWQALSHLNAWLAPERVLATSSNAAYADSISGFLRGMLTASTSLWYLYALLVYFTLCKLLSRWKLPVLGLLAVASVTINVVPLPWWGMNSVVRNMIYYSMGAWYGAQLMTWMKGVDLRRLWLAVVAFGIVSVALWFANVPLLLSLLSIVAIMKLFYSIEQRYAVRSGNLLNVIGSNTIAIYTTHRILIEAFSLFLIAEMNAAYWPVWAELTLIVIYPFVSLLVCTLAGLGMRKISTALFGDLFFSPPTRPSAAPATR, encoded by the coding sequence ATGAAACAAAAAGCGTTATGGATTAATCAGATAAAAGGTCTGTGCATCTGCCTTGTGGTGATTTACCACTCGGTGATTACGTTTTATCCGCACCTTAGCGGGCTGCAACACCCCCTGTCTGGCCTTCTCGCCAAATGCTGGGTCTATTTTAATCTTTATCTCGCACCGTTTCGCATGCCGGTATTTTTCTTTATCTCGGGCTATTTAATCCGGCGTTATATTGACGAGGTGAACTGGCGCACCAGCGTCGACAAACGCATCTGGAGCATCCTCTGGGTACTGGCGCTATGGGGCGTATTGCAGTGGCAGGCACTCAGTCATCTCAATGCCTGGCTTGCCCCTGAGCGTGTGCTGGCCACCTCGTCAAACGCGGCCTATGCCGATTCCATTTCTGGGTTTTTACGCGGCATGCTCACCGCCAGCACCAGCCTGTGGTATTTGTACGCCCTGCTGGTCTATTTCACGCTGTGTAAACTGTTGAGCCGCTGGAAGCTGCCGGTACTGGGCCTGCTGGCGGTAGCGAGCGTAACCATTAACGTTGTGCCGCTACCGTGGTGGGGCATGAACAGCGTGGTGCGCAATATGATCTATTACAGCATGGGCGCGTGGTATGGCGCACAGCTAATGACATGGATGAAAGGAGTCGACCTGCGTCGCCTGTGGCTGGCGGTGGTCGCCTTTGGCATTGTCTCGGTGGCGCTGTGGTTCGCTAACGTCCCGCTCCTGCTCTCTCTGCTGTCGATTGTCGCGATCATGAAGCTTTTCTATAGCATTGAGCAGCGTTATGCCGTTCGTTCCGGCAACCTGCTTAACGTTATTGGATCGAATACCATCGCGATTTACACCACCCATCGAATTTTGATTGAGGCCTTCAGTCTGTTCCTGATTGCGGAAATGAATGCCGCATATTGGCCGGTCTGGGCGGAATTAACGCTGATCGTTATCTATCCGTTTGTCAGCCTGCTGGTCTGTACCCTTGCCGGCCTTGGCATGCGTAAAATCTCTACGGCGCTGTTCGGCGACCTCTTTTTCTCCCCGCCGACCCGACCCTCTGCGGCTCCGGCCACCCGCTAA
- the lolC gene encoding lipoprotein-releasing ABC transporter permease subunit LolC, whose product MYQPVALFIGLRYMRGRAADRFGRFVSWLSTIGITLGVMALVTVLSVMNGFERELQNTILGLMPQAVLSSTSGSVNPQHLPESAVKLQGVTRVAPITTGDVVLQSARSVAVGVMLGIDPAQHDPLTPFLVNVKQTDLQAGQYNVILGEQLAGQLGVNRGDQLRVMVPSASQFTPMGRLPSQRLFNVIGTFAANSEVDGYQMLVNIQDASRLMRYPAGNITGWRLWLDAPLKVDTLSQQTLPEGTKWQDWRDRKGELFQAVRMEKNMMGLLLSLIVAVAAFNIITSLGLMVMEKQGEVAILQTQGLTPRQIMAVFMVQGASAGIIGALLGASLGALLASQLNNLMPIIGALLDGAALPVAIEPLQVVGIALAAMVIALLSTLYPSWRAAATQPAEALRYE is encoded by the coding sequence ATGTACCAACCTGTCGCACTCTTTATAGGCTTACGTTACATGCGTGGGCGCGCCGCGGACCGCTTCGGTCGCTTTGTCTCCTGGCTTTCGACTATTGGCATTACGCTTGGCGTGATGGCGCTGGTGACGGTGCTTTCCGTCATGAATGGCTTTGAGCGCGAGCTGCAAAACACTATTCTGGGGCTGATGCCGCAGGCCGTTCTCTCATCAACCAGCGGTTCCGTTAACCCGCAACACCTGCCTGAAAGCGCAGTGAAGTTACAGGGCGTCACGCGTGTTGCGCCGATAACGACGGGCGATGTGGTGCTGCAAAGCGCCCGCAGCGTGGCCGTTGGCGTGATGCTGGGCATCGACCCCGCTCAACACGATCCGCTGACGCCATTTCTGGTCAACGTTAAGCAAACCGATCTGCAGGCCGGCCAGTACAACGTTATTCTGGGTGAGCAGCTTGCCGGACAGCTTGGCGTCAACCGCGGCGACCAGCTTCGCGTGATGGTGCCGTCTGCCAGCCAGTTTACCCCGATGGGCCGCCTGCCGAGCCAGCGTCTGTTTAATGTGATAGGCACCTTCGCGGCAAATAGTGAAGTGGATGGGTATCAGATGCTGGTCAACATTCAGGATGCTTCACGCCTGATGCGCTACCCGGCTGGCAATATTACCGGCTGGCGGCTGTGGCTTGACGCTCCCCTGAAGGTGGACACCCTCAGCCAGCAAACCTTGCCGGAAGGAACTAAATGGCAGGACTGGCGCGATCGTAAGGGCGAGCTGTTCCAGGCCGTGCGCATGGAAAAGAACATGATGGGGCTGCTGTTAAGCCTGATCGTGGCCGTCGCCGCGTTTAACATTATCACCTCGCTTGGCCTGATGGTGATGGAAAAACAGGGCGAAGTTGCTATTTTGCAAACGCAAGGGCTTACGCCGCGCCAGATCATGGCGGTATTCATGGTCCAGGGGGCCAGCGCAGGGATTATCGGTGCGCTGCTCGGCGCGTCGCTGGGCGCGCTGCTTGCCAGCCAGTTGAATAATTTAATGCCGATCATCGGTGCTCTGCTGGATGGCGCGGCGCTGCCGGTGGCGATTG